The following is a genomic window from Armatimonadota bacterium.
CCTTCGAGACCGCTCGCGCGAAGGCGCAGTCCGGGGCCATCAAGGTCGTCATCCAGCCCTAGCGCTGGGCCGATTATGGGAACCGGCGGAGACGACGATGGATGGAGCGGAGGCGGCGACAATGAAAAGGCTGGAAAGCAGGAACGCCCTCATCACCGGCGGCGCCGCCGGCATCGGCAAATCGATCGCCGTGCGCCTCGCNNNNNNNNNNNNNNNNNNNNNNNNNNNNNNNNNNNNNNNNNNNNNNNNNNNNNNNNNNNNNNNNNNNNNNNNNNNNNNNNNNNNNNNNNNNNNNNNNNNNGAGCTTGGGCAGGCTGGACAGGGAGTCGCGCAGCGCGACGAGTTCGCGCGCGTTGGCGGTGCCGGCGGCGGCGCGACCGGTGACGCGCTCGAGGTCCTGGATGGAACGGAGCATATCGCGCACGCTCGCGCGGAGCAAGGCATCAGCGCGAAGCGCCTGAACCGCCTCGAGGCGCCCGCGGATCGCCGCGGGATCGAGCAGCGGCGAGAGTAGCCAGCGCCGGAGCAGGCGCGCGCCCATGGAGGTGGCGGTTTCGTCGAGCAGCCACAGCAGGCTGTTGGCGCGACCGCCGTCGCGCAGGGACTGAGTCAACTCAAGGTTGCGGCGCGTCGCGGCATCGAGGATCATGAGGTGCGACAGCGAGTAAGTGGTGATGCCGCGGATCTGGTCGAGGGCGGATTTCTGGTTATCCTGGAGGTAGCGCAGGGCCATGCCGGCGGCGAGGATGGCGAGCGGCATGTCCTCGCAGCCGAAGCCCTGCAGTGACATGGTGCCGAAGTGGCGCGTGAGGAGCTGGTAGGGCGTGTCGAGGCCGAAGTCGTCCTCGGCGAACTCGGTAATACGGGTCGGGGTCGAATTGTGCATCAGTTCCGTGAAGGCGGCGTCCTGCGCGAGTTCCGCGGGGAGCAGCACTTCCGCCGGGGAGAGGCGCGAGATCTCCTCGAGCAGGGAATCCTCGACGCGGTCGGCGCGCATCTGGGTCACCGCGAACTCGCCGGTTGAGGAGTCAACGGCGGCGAGACCCCACTCGCGGCTCGCGGCGCGAGTGGACGCGTCATCGCCGTGCGAGGCCGTACCGCTCACGACGACCGCGACCAGGTAGTTGTTGCGGCGTTCGTCGAGCAGGTAGTCCTCGACCACCGTGCCGGGGGTGAGTACGCGCGTGACTTCGCGCTTGACGAGCTGGCGGGCTTTGCTCGCATCCTCCACCTGGTCGCAGATGGCGGCCTTGTGGCCGGCCGCGATGAGGCGGGCGACGTAGCGCTCGACGGCGTGGTGAGGAACGCCGCACATCGGAATACGGCGGCCTTTGCCCACTTCGCGGGAGGTGAGCGTAAGGTTGAGGATGTCGGCGGCGAGTTTGGCGTCGTCGCCGAACATCTCGTAGAAGTCGCCGAGGCGGAAGAGGAGGATAACGTCGGCGTGCTCGCGCTTGATCGCCTGGTACTGGGCGAGCATGGGGGTGAGCTGGTTGTCCGCGCGCGCTTTGGTCACGTTTGGTCTCGTCGGATGGCAGCCGAGGACGGCCGTGCCACCACATCACGCCGAAGCCGCTGACGGCCGCGCAGCCGGTCTCCACCCGCAATCGCGCAATGGTCAGACACCCCTATTAGTTCGGTGGAGCAGGCGTCTCGCCTGCCATGAGCTTGAGTGATGGCGGCGCGCGGTAAGGAGTCGGCGACCGACCCCTGCCGCCGACAGCAATACGCTCCGGCGAGTTCAGGGGGACATAACTGCCTGCCCCTCGATGCCCCAGACGTGGCCGGCGGTAGCCTTCACGGTGACGAATTCCCCGATCAGTTCGGGCGGCCCGTCGAAGACCATGAGCTTGTTCTGCCGCGTGCGGCCCGAGAGGCGCGTTTCGTCTTTGGCGCTGGGGCCTTCGACGAGCACGTCGAATTCGCGGCCGACCGCGGCCTGGTTGATCGCGGTGCTGATCGCGTTCTGCATGTCGATGAGCTCAGCGAGGCGGCGCTGCTTGGTTTCTCTTGACACGGAGTCGGGCAGCGTTGCGGCGGCGGTGCCCTCGCGCGGGGAATATGCGAACATGAATGCCTGATCGAACCGTATGCAGCGGTATATCTCCAGGCTCGCGCGGAACTGCTCCTCGGTCTCGCCCGGGAAGCCGACGATGATGTCGGTGGACAGCGCGAGGTCAGGGATGATGCCGCGCGCCAGTTCGGCCTTGCGCAGATAGTCGGCGACGGTGTAGCGGCGGTTCATCGCGGCCAGCAGGTCGTCGTGCCCGGCCTGAAGCGGCAGATGGATGGCCTCGCAGACCTTGGGCAGGTCGGCGACGGCGCGGAAGAAGTCCTCCTCGGCGTCTTTGGGGTGCGAGGTCGTGAAACGGATACGCTCTATGCGTTTCACGTCGTGGACGAATTCCAGAAGAGCCGGGAAGTCGCGCTCGGTCGGTGTGTCCGCGCCGTAGACGAGAACGTTCTGGCCGAGCAGCGTAATCTCGCGGCAGGCCCGCTGAGCGAGGTGCTCGACTTCGGTACGGATTTCCTGGGACGGGCGGCTGTGCTCCGGGCCGCGGACGTGCGGGACGATGCAGTAGGCGCAGTAGTTGGTGCAGCCCTCGATGATCGGGACGAAGGCGGTGAGGGCCGGCGGGGCTTCGGGCAGCGATGGGTCGGCGTCCACGAGCGCCAGGTCGGTCTGCCGCTCCCCGGTCTTGTGCACGGCGTCGGTCAATTCCGCCAAGCGCGAGAGCCGGCGCGGGCCGACGAGGATGTCGGCGTTCGGCGCGCGGTCGAAGATGCGCTCCTGTTCCTTCTGCGCCATGCAACCACCGACGGCGATGACCATATGCGGCCGCTCGCGCTTGAGGGCACGAAGGCTGTCGAGGAAGCCATAGACCTTGCGCTCGGGGCGCGCGCGGACACAGCAGGTATGAA
Proteins encoded in this region:
- a CDS encoding DNA mismatch repair protein MutS, whose protein sequence is MTKARADNQLTPMLAQYQAIKREHADVILLFRLGDFYEMFGDDAKLAADILNLTLTSREVGKGRRIPMCGVPHHAVERYVARLIAAGHKAAICDQVEDASKARQLVKREVTRVLTPGTVVEDYLLDERRNNYLVAVVVSGTASHGDDASTRAASREWGLAAVDSSTGEFAVTQMRADRVEDSLLEEISRLSPAEVLLPAELAQDAAFTELMHNSTPTRITEFAEDDFGLDTPYQLLTRHFGTMSLQGFGCEDMPLAILAAGMALRYLQDNQKSALDQIRGITTYSLSHLMILDAATRRNLELTQSLRDGGRANSLLWLLDETATSMGARLLRRWLLSPLLDPAAIRGRLEAVQALRADALLRASVRDMLRSIQDLERVTGRAAAGTANARELVALRDSLSSLPKL
- the miaB gene encoding tRNA (N6-isopentenyl adenosine(37)-C2)-methylthiotransferase MiaB — encoded protein: MDTTDRTFLVKVWGCQMNEAEAERIGVQLRSLGWRPVADAGDADLVYLHTCCVRARPERKVYGFLDSLRALKRERPHMVIAVGGCMAQKEQERIFDRAPNADILVGPRRLSRLAELTDAVHKTGERQTDLALVDADPSLPEAPPALTAFVPIIEGCTNYCAYCIVPHVRGPEHSRPSQEIRTEVEHLAQRACREITLLGQNVLVYGADTPTERDFPALLEFVHDVKRIERIRFTTSHPKDAEEDFFRAVADLPKVCEAIHLPLQAGHDDLLAAMNRRYTVADYLRKAELARGIIPDLALSTDIIVGFPGETEEQFRASLEIYRCIRFDQAFMFAYSPREGTAAATLPDSVSRETKQRRLAELIDMQNAISTAINQAAVGREFDVLVEGPSAKDETRLSGRTRQNKLMVFDGPPELIGEFVTVKATAGHVWGIEGQAVMSP